Proteins from a single region of Bogoriella caseilytica:
- a CDS encoding TRAFAC clade GTPase domain-containing protein, producing the protein MRSSRTLEQHVAVFGEAGSGKTVLVSSFYGASQEPRHLKRSLFDLIANHAGQGTRLQRNYLGMRDSNRVPEPTSFESHSYSFTVRLKDAPSVKAAKRRPFDALNLVWHDYPGEWFESGVSGVTEHQRKVETFRSLLGSDVAVFLVDGQRLLDNAGSEERYLKSLFSNFRNGLLSIKDEILPDGEPLVTFPRIWILALSKADLLPEVDVYRFRDLVIEKAGEDLDQLRTVLEGFVQASEALAVGEDFLLLSSARFEADTIAVQERVGIDLFLPLAATLPLERHVRWVHSRQLPGKVAESLLAQKRALNYVSLALGLLGKVRAPGPLGVVQGVAATVLSKVTLEQAVTLAGDKLRAANAEALAKEKNLTAMLTGFRIRLEDGEREQTLLRSRR; encoded by the coding sequence ATGCGGTCGAGCAGAACCCTGGAGCAGCACGTCGCGGTTTTCGGTGAGGCCGGCAGCGGGAAAACCGTCCTGGTCTCCTCCTTCTACGGCGCTAGCCAGGAACCCCGGCACCTGAAGCGGAGTCTGTTCGACCTGATCGCGAACCATGCCGGGCAGGGCACCCGGCTGCAGCGCAACTACCTGGGCATGCGGGACTCGAACCGCGTGCCTGAGCCAACGAGCTTCGAGAGCCACTCGTACTCCTTCACCGTCCGGCTCAAGGACGCCCCGTCCGTCAAGGCGGCCAAACGTCGTCCCTTCGATGCCCTCAACCTCGTCTGGCACGACTATCCCGGGGAGTGGTTCGAGTCCGGGGTCAGTGGCGTCACCGAGCACCAGCGCAAGGTCGAGACCTTCCGGTCGCTGCTCGGCTCCGACGTCGCGGTCTTCCTCGTGGACGGGCAGCGCCTGCTGGACAACGCCGGCAGCGAGGAGCGCTACCTCAAGTCCCTGTTCAGCAACTTCCGCAACGGCCTGCTGTCCATCAAGGACGAGATCCTCCCCGACGGCGAGCCCTTGGTCACCTTCCCGCGGATCTGGATTCTCGCTCTCTCGAAGGCCGACCTCCTCCCCGAGGTCGACGTGTACCGCTTCCGCGACCTGGTGATTGAGAAGGCAGGTGAGGATCTTGATCAACTTCGCACCGTGCTCGAGGGTTTCGTCCAAGCCAGTGAGGCGCTCGCCGTGGGGGAGGACTTCCTGCTGCTCTCTTCCGCCCGTTTCGAGGCGGACACCATCGCCGTGCAGGAACGAGTCGGTATTGATCTCTTCCTGCCGTTGGCTGCCACCTTGCCGCTGGAGCGCCACGTGCGGTGGGTGCACTCGCGGCAGCTGCCGGGAAAGGTGGCGGAGAGCCTGCTCGCACAGAAGCGAGCCCTGAACTACGTCAGCCTTGCGCTCGGGCTGCTGGGCAAGGTCCGAGCCCCGGGGCCGCTGGGTGTCGTCCAGGGCGTCGCTGCCACGGTGCTCTCCAAGGTGACCCTGGAGCAGGCGGTCACGCTGGCCGGCGACAAACTCCGTGCGGCGAACGCCGAAGCGCTGGCCAAGGAGAAGAACCTCACGGCCATGCTCACGGGGTTCCGCATCCGCCTCGAAGACGGCGAACGCGAGCAGACACTGCTCCGGAGCCGGCGATGA
- a CDS encoding tetratricopeptide repeat protein has protein sequence MSQPTAGPPGRRGAPAPQNLNLHGAVDLSGLANRRPDGPASRPGASGPASGTTPSEGGDGLILEVSEANFAEVVQGSAEVPLILNITSARSDASAQLTPVLEKLTHEYAGRFRLAHIDADANPQIAQALQVQALPTVVAVLGGRPAPLFQGAYPEEQVRQVFDEVLRLAAQSGVTGTASVPDSDEPAPSEPELPPLHAEAMAAIERGDLDGAEDAYTRALKDNPGDSEAEAAREQVRLIRRAQQYDADTALAAAESAGPQDVDAQLAAADIEAASGQFGPAFDRLLAVIRATAGDEREHVRIRLVAFFGIAGPSHPEVARARKLLASALF, from the coding sequence ATGAGCCAGCCCACGGCAGGACCTCCAGGACGGCGCGGTGCACCAGCGCCGCAGAACCTCAATCTCCATGGAGCCGTTGACCTCTCCGGTCTCGCGAACCGGCGCCCTGACGGGCCTGCCTCGCGCCCCGGTGCGTCCGGGCCGGCCAGTGGCACTACTCCGAGCGAGGGCGGCGACGGGCTGATCCTGGAGGTGAGCGAGGCCAACTTCGCCGAGGTGGTGCAGGGCTCGGCGGAGGTCCCGCTCATCCTGAACATCACCTCCGCCCGCTCCGATGCCTCCGCGCAGCTCACCCCGGTGCTGGAGAAGCTCACCCACGAGTACGCCGGTCGGTTCCGCCTGGCCCACATCGACGCGGACGCGAATCCGCAGATCGCGCAGGCACTGCAGGTCCAGGCTCTGCCCACCGTGGTGGCCGTGCTCGGCGGACGGCCCGCCCCGCTCTTCCAGGGCGCCTACCCCGAGGAGCAGGTGCGCCAGGTGTTCGACGAGGTGTTGCGCCTCGCCGCGCAGTCAGGGGTGACCGGCACCGCGAGCGTGCCCGACAGCGACGAGCCTGCCCCGAGCGAGCCAGAACTCCCGCCGCTGCACGCCGAGGCGATGGCCGCCATCGAGCGCGGCGACCTCGACGGCGCCGAGGACGCCTACACCCGCGCACTGAAGGACAATCCCGGCGACAGCGAAGCCGAGGCCGCCCGCGAACAGGTTCGTCTGATCCGGCGCGCTCAGCAGTACGATGCGGACACCGCGCTGGCGGCCGCTGAGAGCGCCGGACCGCAGGACGTCGACGCCCAGCTCGCCGCCGCCGACATCGAGGCAGCCTCCGGGCAGTTCGGTCCCGCATTCGATCGGCTGCTGGCCGTGATCCGCGCGACCGCCGGAGACGAACGTGAGCACGTACGGATCAGGCTGGTGGCGTTCTTCGGTATCGCCGGTCCCTCACATCCCGAGGTCGCCCGAGCCCGGAAGTTGCTGGCCTCCGCGTTGTTCTAG
- a CDS encoding stage II sporulation protein M, whose translation MDPDAYAAVHEAQWRRLEQLVRRRDLSGEEADELIRLYQATAGHLTQLRSKAPDPQLVSRLSVLLGQARGKVGGAHELRLADLWRYFAVTVPAGFYRVRWWTVGVMIGFLAVAVVTGWWLATNPGAMAQIGPPSQLESYAEEAFAAYYTNYPPPDFAAQVWTNNAWIAAQSIGLGITGVFPVYVMIVNAVGVGQAGAIMAVYGDLGVFFGLILPHGLMELTAIFVAGGTGLKLFWTAVSPGPRSRGAALAEEGRALITVVIGLVVVLGVSGLVEGFVTGSWLPTWAQITIGAVVLAGYWAWTLIWGRRAVQAGVLGDLDRDVAGHRLAEVG comes from the coding sequence GTGGATCCGGATGCCTATGCCGCAGTGCACGAAGCCCAGTGGCGGCGCCTCGAGCAGCTCGTCCGCCGCCGCGATCTCAGCGGCGAGGAAGCCGACGAGCTGATCCGCCTCTACCAGGCGACCGCCGGGCACCTCACCCAGCTCCGCTCCAAGGCGCCCGACCCCCAGCTCGTCTCCCGGCTCTCGGTACTGCTAGGGCAGGCACGAGGCAAGGTGGGCGGAGCGCACGAGCTGCGCCTGGCCGACCTCTGGCGCTACTTCGCGGTGACGGTGCCCGCCGGCTTCTATCGCGTGCGCTGGTGGACGGTCGGCGTCATGATCGGGTTCCTCGCCGTCGCCGTGGTCACCGGCTGGTGGTTGGCCACCAACCCTGGGGCGATGGCGCAGATCGGCCCGCCCTCCCAGCTGGAGAGCTACGCCGAGGAAGCCTTCGCCGCCTACTACACCAACTATCCGCCCCCGGATTTCGCCGCCCAGGTATGGACCAACAACGCGTGGATCGCCGCCCAGTCCATCGGTCTGGGCATCACCGGGGTGTTCCCGGTGTACGTGATGATCGTCAACGCCGTGGGAGTGGGGCAGGCCGGGGCGATCATGGCGGTCTACGGCGATCTGGGGGTCTTCTTCGGGCTCATCCTCCCGCACGGCCTCATGGAGCTGACCGCCATCTTCGTGGCCGGAGGCACCGGGCTGAAGCTCTTCTGGACAGCGGTCTCCCCGGGCCCGCGCAGCCGGGGCGCTGCCCTCGCCGAGGAAGGGCGTGCGTTGATCACGGTGGTGATCGGACTGGTGGTCGTGCTGGGCGTCTCCGGACTGGTCGAAGGCTTCGTCACCGGTTCGTGGCTGCCCACCTGGGCGCAGATCACCATCGGGGCGGTGGTCCTGGCCGGGTATTGGGCCTGGACACTCATCTGGGGGCGGCGCGCCGTCCAGGCCGGAGTGCTCGGTGACCTGGACCGCGATGTCGCCGGTCACCGGCTCGCCGAGGTGGGCTGA
- a CDS encoding DivIVA domain-containing protein — protein sequence MNQSAESDERPSFPVVLRGYDRAQVDQRVRALESSLAEARSKVAELDSRLLQVSGELSETQNQLKELGQPSFSSLGSRAERLLRTAEEQAFDVISRANADGDRIIARAQDQAQSLTQSAEQEASTLLAQARREAEQTTSAATDSATTTEAAARRRAEELVASAEREAERLRGDVEGEVNDKRTGLERELGLMRARVEEEAARLRSGAEVEATEIHQAALDRAGSIVEEAEARAEAAERRLAEAVERTEAVEREADDRIRSHRAETESEAASLIENARQDADRRRQEAAAAAREAQESAERRVEELNRQRDAIGSYLEDVRSMLAGRDGLTPPLPPAATADAEDAPPPPESPER from the coding sequence ATGAACCAGTCCGCCGAATCCGACGAACGGCCGTCCTTTCCCGTTGTGCTGCGGGGATACGACCGCGCCCAGGTGGACCAGCGCGTGCGCGCCCTGGAATCCTCCCTGGCTGAAGCCCGCAGCAAGGTGGCCGAGCTGGACTCCCGGCTGTTGCAGGTCTCCGGCGAGCTGTCCGAGACCCAGAACCAGCTCAAGGAGTTGGGCCAGCCCAGCTTCTCCAGCCTCGGCTCGCGCGCCGAGCGCCTGCTCCGCACCGCCGAGGAGCAGGCTTTCGACGTCATCTCCCGCGCCAATGCCGACGGGGACCGGATCATCGCCCGGGCGCAGGACCAGGCGCAGTCGCTGACGCAGAGCGCCGAACAGGAGGCCTCCACGCTGCTGGCTCAGGCCCGCCGCGAGGCCGAGCAGACCACCAGCGCTGCCACGGACAGCGCCACGACCACCGAGGCGGCCGCGCGCCGTCGCGCCGAGGAACTGGTCGCCTCCGCCGAGCGTGAGGCCGAGCGCCTGCGCGGGGATGTCGAGGGTGAGGTCAACGACAAGCGCACCGGGCTGGAACGTGAACTCGGCCTGATGCGTGCGCGCGTGGAGGAAGAGGCCGCCCGGCTCCGTTCGGGTGCCGAGGTCGAAGCCACGGAGATCCACCAAGCGGCTCTCGATCGTGCCGGGAGCATCGTGGAGGAAGCCGAAGCGCGCGCCGAGGCGGCCGAACGCCGTCTGGCCGAAGCGGTGGAGCGCACCGAGGCTGTGGAGCGCGAGGCCGATGACCGCATCCGCTCCCACCGGGCCGAGACCGAGAGCGAAGCCGCCTCACTGATCGAGAACGCCCGGCAGGATGCGGACCGCCGCCGTCAAGAGGCAGCCGCCGCGGCCCGGGAGGCGCAGGAGAGCGCCGAGCGGCGGGTGGAGGAACTGAACCGTCAGCGCGACGCGATCGGCTCCTACCTCGAGGACGTGCGCTCCATGCTCGCCGGCCGCGACGGGCTCACTCCGCCGCTGCCGCCCGCTGCCACAGCTGACGCAGAGGACGCGCCACCGCCGCCGGAGTCTCCAGAGCGCTGA
- the smpB gene encoding SsrA-binding protein SmpB, with translation MSKSAGAQRPKSAKEAQRAKEQADAKSVVARNKRARHDYYIDSTYEAGLSLTGTEVKALRMGRASLIEGWIEVDNHGEAWLHNVHIPEYSQGSWTNHGPRRKRKLLLHKEEIVKLGSKSREKGHTIVPLELYFIGGRAKVEIALARGKQDWDKRQTLREKQDLREAQRAMSLRRNR, from the coding sequence ATGAGTAAGTCAGCCGGAGCGCAGCGCCCCAAGAGTGCCAAAGAGGCACAGCGCGCCAAGGAGCAGGCGGACGCCAAGAGCGTGGTCGCCCGGAACAAGCGCGCCCGGCACGACTACTACATCGACTCCACCTACGAGGCCGGCCTGTCGCTGACCGGCACGGAGGTCAAGGCCCTCCGCATGGGCCGGGCCTCCCTGATCGAGGGCTGGATCGAGGTCGACAACCACGGCGAGGCGTGGCTGCACAACGTCCACATCCCCGAGTACTCCCAGGGCTCGTGGACGAACCACGGACCACGCCGCAAGCGCAAGCTCCTCCTGCACAAGGAGGAGATCGTCAAGCTCGGCTCGAAGTCCCGCGAGAAGGGGCACACGATCGTGCCGCTCGAGCTGTACTTCATCGGCGGCCGCGCCAAGGTCGAGATTGCGCTCGCGCGAGGCAAGCAGGACTGGGACAAGCGCCAGACCTTGCGCGAGAAGCAGGATCTGCGTGAGGCGCAGCGTGCCATGAGCCTGCGCCGCAACCGCTGA
- a CDS encoding family 1 glycosylhydrolase, which translates to MTSYQLIRLSWRDLQPEAQLTRGEDSGALRLQDPLPSEVTPGAAPLHEPAIEEAAGAMEDVRRRGRVPAVVLHAGDLPAALAAAGWAHRGVAEAFASYARQVVTRLHATHHEPALWITVEDPWQIAFGAYQRPQPATALAAAHHLNLAHGLAALAVREAATGARIGLALRLHVPRAADPERAADLAAAHRVALYGNHVFLGPLLDGSYPVELRRRTREVSDWSFVRPGDLVAIRQHLDLLVAVHRPPVSAREVQTGMIAGSRAGWFDLDDVDMVVHEAAQDRAEAYYDLLTALDNAYDGHPMLAMAGADVRDPAARAALEEAVVRARTDGAAVTGQVLAEEAP; encoded by the coding sequence ATGACCTCGTATCAGCTCATCCGGCTCTCCTGGCGCGATCTACAGCCCGAGGCCCAGCTCACGCGCGGTGAAGACTCCGGTGCGCTGCGCCTTCAGGATCCCCTCCCTTCAGAAGTGACGCCCGGTGCGGCCCCGCTCCACGAGCCGGCGATCGAGGAGGCCGCGGGCGCCATGGAGGACGTGCGGCGTCGCGGGCGAGTTCCCGCCGTGGTGTTGCACGCGGGTGACCTCCCGGCCGCGCTGGCTGCGGCTGGGTGGGCACATCGCGGTGTCGCCGAGGCTTTCGCGAGCTATGCCCGCCAGGTGGTCACCCGGTTGCATGCGACGCATCACGAGCCGGCTCTCTGGATCACCGTGGAGGATCCCTGGCAGATCGCCTTCGGCGCCTACCAGCGGCCGCAGCCCGCCACGGCGCTCGCCGCGGCCCACCATCTGAACCTCGCGCATGGGCTCGCTGCTCTCGCCGTGCGTGAGGCCGCGACCGGCGCGCGGATCGGTCTCGCCCTGCGGCTGCACGTGCCTCGCGCCGCTGACCCTGAGCGGGCGGCCGATCTCGCCGCGGCCCACCGAGTGGCCCTGTACGGCAACCACGTCTTCCTCGGACCGCTCCTGGACGGCTCGTACCCGGTGGAGCTGCGCCGACGCACGCGCGAGGTCAGTGACTGGAGCTTCGTCCGGCCCGGGGATCTCGTGGCGATCCGGCAGCACCTCGACCTCCTGGTCGCCGTGCACCGGCCCCCGGTCTCGGCTCGGGAGGTGCAGACCGGCATGATCGCCGGCTCGCGCGCCGGCTGGTTTGATCTGGACGACGTCGACATGGTGGTGCACGAGGCCGCGCAGGATCGCGCCGAGGCCTACTACGACCTGCTCACCGCCTTGGACAACGCCTACGACGGCCACCCCATGCTCGCGATGGCCGGCGCTGACGTGCGGGACCCCGCAGCGCGGGCGGCACTCGAGGAAGCAGTGGTCAGGGCGCGCACGGATGGGGCGGCGGTCACGGGTCAGGTGCTTGCCGAGGAGGCCCCCTGA
- a CDS encoding N-acetylglucosamine-6-phosphate deacetylase has translation MSTLLRGRLVTPDQVIDDGALVFDGDRIAWVGSEGEAAEAGFAAELDAAGEPWPYLLPGLVDLHNHGGGGASFPDATDRASAMTAVAEHRRHGTTSLVASLVSATPETLRARVRLLAELADSEEIAGIHLEGPFLSAARCGAHDPEALSLPDPALTAELAELAGGHLVTMTLAPELPGALACADALISAGALPSWGHTDAGPADTAAALASTLGRLRPHRRATATHLFNAMRPWHHRDPGPIGELLAAAVRGEVVVELIGDGVHVAPEVVREVCELVGSRAAVLVTDAMAAAGMADGSYRLGSLDVTVTDGVARLSTDDGQPGSIAGGTAHLIDIVRATTEGGVALVDAVRMASTTPAEVLGDPQIGALEPGRRADLLLADEQLRPVKVFRRGREVT, from the coding sequence ATGAGCACCTTGCTGCGCGGCCGGCTGGTCACTCCTGATCAGGTCATCGACGACGGCGCCTTGGTGTTCGACGGGGATCGGATCGCCTGGGTCGGCAGCGAGGGTGAGGCCGCCGAGGCCGGATTCGCCGCGGAACTCGACGCGGCTGGAGAGCCGTGGCCCTACCTGCTGCCGGGGCTGGTGGACCTGCACAACCATGGCGGCGGCGGAGCCTCCTTCCCCGATGCCACCGACCGCGCCTCCGCAATGACCGCAGTCGCCGAGCATCGCCGGCACGGGACGACCTCGCTGGTGGCCTCGCTGGTGAGCGCCACGCCCGAGACGCTACGGGCACGTGTGCGCCTCCTCGCCGAGCTGGCGGACAGCGAAGAGATCGCGGGCATCCACCTCGAAGGGCCCTTCCTCTCCGCCGCCCGGTGTGGCGCCCACGACCCAGAGGCGCTGAGCCTGCCCGATCCGGCGCTCACCGCCGAGCTCGCCGAGCTGGCGGGCGGCCACCTCGTGACCATGACCCTGGCTCCGGAGCTGCCCGGTGCCCTCGCCTGCGCTGACGCCCTCATCTCCGCCGGTGCTCTGCCTTCCTGGGGTCATACCGACGCCGGCCCGGCCGACACCGCCGCCGCGCTCGCCAGTACCCTCGGCCGGTTGCGCCCCCACCGGCGCGCCACGGCCACCCACCTGTTCAACGCCATGCGTCCCTGGCACCACCGCGACCCCGGCCCGATCGGCGAACTCCTCGCGGCGGCCGTGCGTGGCGAGGTCGTGGTGGAACTCATCGGTGACGGCGTGCACGTGGCCCCCGAGGTCGTGCGTGAGGTGTGTGAGCTCGTGGGGAGCCGCGCCGCGGTGCTGGTCACCGACGCGATGGCGGCCGCCGGCATGGCCGATGGCTCCTACCGCCTCGGCAGCCTCGATGTCACGGTCACCGATGGCGTGGCGCGGTTGAGCACCGACGACGGCCAGCCCGGCAGCATCGCGGGAGGCACCGCGCACCTCATCGATATCGTGCGGGCGACCACCGAGGGTGGGGTCGCCCTGGTCGATGCCGTACGCATGGCCTCCACCACCCCCGCCGAGGTGCTCGGTGATCCACAGATCGGTGCGCTGGAACCCGGCCGCCGCGCGGATCTGCTCCTCGCGGACGAGCAGCTGCGCCCCGTCAAGGTCTTCCGCCGCGGGCGCGAGGTCACATGA
- the glgB gene encoding 1,4-alpha-glucan branching protein GlgB gives MSSQPATEPLSIDPILLEAVARGEHHDPHTVLGSHPHPDGRSVTVRVMRHLADAVVIVTADGRRIEAQHERGGLWAAVVPLTEAPADFVTNSAGQTDSVATPRPALPVYQVEATYGEQTVLTEDAYRFWPTLGDLDLHLISEGRHERLWEALGARVLTHGEDAEGAPVAGTAFTVWAPNARAVRVAGDFNAWDSRGAAMRTLGSAGVWEIFLPGVGPGARYKFDVVSSSGEHTLKADPMARRSEVPPATASIVEESHYSWDDGQWLRARSASDPHSGPMSIYEVHLGSWRPGLSYAEMAEQLVEYVREHHFTHVEFLPVAEHPFGGSWGYQVSSYYAPTARFGTPDQLRHLIDTLHQAGIGVLLDWVPAHFPKDAWALARFDGTALYEHPDPRRGEHQDWGTLVFDFGRREVRNFLVANALYWLEEFHIDGLRVDAVASMLYLDYSREDGQWEPNIYGGRENLEAISFLQEVNATAYRRNPGIVMIAEESTSYPGVTAPTSAGGLGFGLKWNMGWMNDTLNYVQREPIHRRYHHGELTFSLVYAFSEQFLLPISHDEVVHGKGSLYDRMPGDAWNRLAGVRALLAYQWSHPGKQLLFMGQEFAQIAEWSEGQGLDWWHLDDPAHVGISQLVSRLNEVYRERPALWQRDFTPDGFTWLEASDGDRNLLAYLRWGADQGASHGAHDAHAGDVDVLAAIVNFAGVPHENYRVGLPRAGRWLEVLNSDSHAYGGSGVGNLGSVEAEDVPWQGQPASAVLHVPPMGALWLTPS, from the coding sequence ATGAGTTCCCAGCCAGCGACAGAGCCACTGAGCATCGACCCGATCCTGCTGGAGGCCGTGGCCCGCGGCGAGCACCACGACCCTCACACGGTGCTCGGTTCTCACCCGCATCCCGACGGGCGCAGCGTGACTGTCCGCGTGATGCGCCATCTTGCGGACGCGGTCGTGATCGTGACAGCTGACGGTCGCCGCATCGAGGCACAGCACGAACGCGGCGGTCTCTGGGCGGCCGTCGTCCCCCTCACCGAGGCACCGGCAGACTTCGTGACCAATTCCGCGGGCCAGACGGACAGCGTGGCCACGCCGCGCCCCGCGCTGCCTGTCTACCAGGTCGAGGCAACCTACGGCGAGCAGACCGTGCTCACCGAGGACGCCTACCGCTTCTGGCCCACCCTCGGTGATCTCGACCTGCACCTGATCTCCGAGGGACGTCACGAACGGCTCTGGGAGGCGCTCGGCGCGCGCGTGCTCACCCACGGCGAAGACGCCGAGGGCGCGCCGGTGGCGGGCACCGCCTTCACGGTGTGGGCCCCGAATGCCCGAGCAGTGCGCGTGGCAGGGGACTTCAATGCCTGGGACTCCCGGGGCGCCGCCATGCGGACGCTCGGTTCGGCTGGGGTCTGGGAGATCTTCCTGCCCGGCGTGGGCCCGGGGGCTCGCTACAAGTTCGACGTGGTGAGCAGTTCCGGCGAGCACACCCTCAAGGCCGATCCGATGGCGCGCCGCAGCGAGGTCCCTCCGGCGACGGCCTCCATCGTGGAGGAGAGCCACTACTCCTGGGACGACGGCCAGTGGCTGCGGGCGCGGTCGGCGAGCGACCCGCACAGCGGGCCGATGAGCATCTACGAGGTGCACCTGGGTTCCTGGCGGCCCGGCCTGAGCTATGCGGAGATGGCCGAACAGCTCGTGGAGTACGTGCGCGAGCACCACTTCACCCACGTCGAGTTCCTGCCCGTAGCCGAGCATCCCTTCGGCGGGTCGTGGGGGTACCAGGTGAGCTCCTACTACGCACCGACGGCCCGTTTCGGGACCCCGGACCAGTTGCGCCACCTGATCGACACCCTGCATCAGGCCGGCATCGGCGTGCTGCTGGACTGGGTGCCAGCGCACTTCCCCAAGGACGCCTGGGCGCTGGCCCGATTCGACGGCACCGCCCTCTACGAACACCCCGACCCCCGGCGCGGGGAACACCAGGACTGGGGCACCCTGGTCTTCGACTTCGGCCGGCGAGAGGTGCGCAACTTCCTCGTAGCCAACGCGCTGTACTGGCTCGAGGAGTTCCACATCGACGGGCTCCGGGTCGATGCGGTGGCCTCCATGCTGTATCTGGATTACTCCCGCGAGGACGGCCAGTGGGAACCCAACATCTATGGCGGGCGGGAGAACCTCGAAGCGATCTCCTTCCTCCAGGAGGTCAACGCCACTGCGTACCGGCGCAACCCCGGCATCGTGATGATCGCCGAGGAATCCACCTCCTACCCGGGCGTGACCGCACCCACCTCCGCCGGTGGGCTGGGTTTCGGCCTGAAGTGGAACATGGGATGGATGAACGACACGCTGAACTACGTCCAGCGGGAGCCGATCCACCGCCGCTACCACCACGGGGAACTGACCTTCTCCCTGGTCTACGCCTTCTCCGAGCAGTTCCTTCTGCCCATCAGCCACGACGAGGTCGTGCACGGCAAGGGCTCGCTCTATGACCGCATGCCCGGCGATGCGTGGAACCGGCTGGCCGGAGTGCGCGCCCTGCTGGCGTACCAGTGGTCCCACCCGGGCAAGCAACTGTTGTTCATGGGGCAGGAGTTCGCCCAGATCGCCGAGTGGAGCGAGGGACAAGGGCTCGACTGGTGGCACCTCGACGACCCGGCCCACGTCGGCATCTCCCAGCTGGTCAGCCGATTGAACGAGGTCTACCGGGAACGCCCGGCGCTGTGGCAGCGGGACTTCACCCCGGACGGCTTCACGTGGCTCGAGGCCTCCGACGGCGACCGGAACCTGCTCGCCTACCTCCGCTGGGGCGCCGATCAGGGCGCATCACACGGTGCACATGACGCCCACGCGGGCGATGTCGACGTGCTTGCCGCGATCGTGAACTTCGCCGGAGTCCCCCACGAGAACTATCGGGTAGGTCTGCCCCGCGCCGGCCGATGGCTCGAGGTCCTCAACTCGGATTCGCATGCGTACGGCGGCTCGGGAGTCGGGAACCTGGGCAGCGTGGAGGCCGAGGACGTCCCCTGGCAGGGACAGCCCGCCTCCGCCGTGCTCCACGTACCGCCCATGGGAGCGCTGTGGCTGACACCGTCCTGA
- a CDS encoding alpha/beta fold hydrolase produces the protein MSRLSVHVRDPQSSDGHQGTIPLVLLHAFPLDSRMWEPMLAELGDLPVVTVDAPGFGASPPASQLARSLGCPIAPSLRTYAEAVASALRAEGIERAVVAGLSMGGYTALALAEQHPEMLAGLGLLDTKATADTAQARATRIRMAERVTGALGTRATAPMIDTIVGETTRRERPEVVETVRTWLAAAPPAGVAWAQRAMAGRRDRLATLAGLSIPALVLRGAEDATIGDDDVAAMARQLSDADVVTVPGAGHLSALETPAAVARPLRQLWQRAAAAE, from the coding sequence ATGAGCAGATTGTCCGTGCACGTCCGTGACCCGCAGAGTTCCGACGGGCATCAGGGCACGATCCCGCTGGTTCTTCTCCACGCCTTCCCCCTCGACTCACGGATGTGGGAGCCGATGCTCGCCGAGCTGGGCGACCTCCCGGTGGTCACGGTCGACGCTCCCGGTTTCGGGGCCTCCCCGCCCGCCAGTCAGCTTGCTCGCTCCCTGGGATGCCCCATCGCTCCCTCGCTGCGCACCTACGCCGAAGCCGTCGCCAGCGCGTTGCGAGCGGAGGGGATCGAGCGCGCCGTGGTCGCCGGGCTCTCCATGGGCGGCTACACCGCGCTCGCGCTCGCAGAGCAGCATCCGGAGATGCTCGCCGGGCTCGGACTGCTGGACACCAAGGCCACGGCGGATACCGCCCAGGCCCGGGCCACGAGGATCCGGATGGCGGAACGGGTCACGGGAGCCCTGGGCACGCGAGCCACGGCGCCCATGATCGACACGATCGTCGGTGAGACGACCCGCCGTGAGCGGCCCGAGGTGGTCGAGACGGTGAGGACTTGGCTGGCCGCCGCGCCGCCGGCAGGAGTGGCCTGGGCGCAGCGGGCGATGGCAGGACGGCGTGACCGGCTCGCGACGCTGGCAGGGCTGAGCATCCCCGCTCTCGTGCTCCGAGGCGCCGAGGACGCCACCATCGGCGATGACGATGTTGCGGCCATGGCTCGCCAGCTCAGTGACGCCGATGTGGTGACGGTGCCCGGCGCCGGGCACCTCAGCGCTCTGGAGACTCCGGCGGCGGTGGCGCGTCCTCTGCGTCAGCTGTGGCAGCGGGCGGCAGCGGCGGAGTGA